A single window of Methylobacterium nodulans ORS 2060 DNA harbors:
- a CDS encoding MarR family winged helix-turn-helix transcriptional regulator has protein sequence MATAEQAMLVEADEAPRRKSSKALRPPGAKSVGWALVQAARMHRARIGDRLAALNLFAGQEQVVQVLAAAGTMTMGDLAATLRVRPPTASKTVTRLAALGFVERRTEAADGRIVRVRLTEAGLAKAAAIDRIWDEVEAEMLDGFDNKEKRRLRKLLRRAARNLAEASGLDSHEPEDDLDAVGLEVEDGTRDAD, from the coding sequence ATGGCAACGGCCGAGCAGGCGATGCTGGTGGAGGCCGACGAGGCGCCGCGCCGCAAGTCCTCGAAGGCGCTGCGCCCGCCCGGCGCCAAGAGCGTCGGCTGGGCGCTGGTGCAGGCGGCCCGCATGCACCGCGCGCGGATCGGCGACCGGCTCGCCGCCCTCAACCTCTTCGCCGGACAGGAACAGGTGGTCCAGGTGCTCGCCGCGGCGGGCACCATGACCATGGGCGACCTCGCGGCGACCCTGCGGGTGCGGCCGCCCACCGCCTCCAAGACCGTGACGCGTCTTGCCGCCCTCGGCTTCGTCGAGCGCCGGACCGAGGCCGCGGACGGCCGCATCGTGCGCGTGCGCCTCACCGAGGCGGGCCTCGCCAAGGCCGCCGCGATCGACCGGATCTGGGACGAGGTCGAGGCCGAGATGCTCGACGGCTTCGACAACAAGGAGAAGCGGCGCCTGCGCAAGCTCCTGCGCCGGGCCGCCCGCAATCTCGCGGAGGCGTCCGGACTCGATTCCCACGAGCCCGAGGACGATCTCGACGCCGTCGGGCTGGAAGTGGAGGACGGCACGCGGGATGCGGATTGA
- a CDS encoding creatininase family protein, with protein sequence MPARSWQDLTTAEIRARPLHRAIAVLPVAAVEQHGPHLPLGTDVIIAEGYLARMRALVPEDLEVLLLPVQAVGKSDEHLSFPGTLTLSGPTALAAWVEIGTAVHRAGCRKLVIVTSHGGNSALIDLVALELRRSCGLVAVTTAWSRFGYPPGLFPPEEVRHGIHGGAVETALMLALRPDLVRRDELRDFMPRSRAMERDFTHLRAGRPAAFAWLAEDLNPSGAIGDATLATLDAGEAALAHGARAFVELLRDVDRFSLTGTPSRSAE encoded by the coding sequence ATGCCGGCCCGCTCCTGGCAGGACCTGACCACCGCGGAGATCCGCGCCCGCCCGCTGCACCGCGCCATCGCCGTCCTGCCCGTGGCGGCGGTGGAGCAGCACGGGCCGCACCTGCCGCTCGGCACCGACGTGATCATCGCCGAGGGCTACCTCGCCCGCATGCGCGCCCTGGTGCCGGAGGACCTCGAGGTTCTCCTCCTGCCGGTCCAGGCGGTGGGCAAGTCCGACGAGCATCTGAGCTTTCCCGGCACGCTGACCCTCTCCGGTCCGACGGCGCTCGCCGCCTGGGTCGAGATCGGCACCGCGGTGCACCGCGCCGGATGCCGCAAGCTCGTCATCGTCACCTCGCATGGCGGCAACAGCGCGCTGATCGACCTCGTCGCCCTCGAATTGCGCCGCAGCTGCGGGCTCGTCGCGGTCACCACGGCGTGGAGCCGGTTCGGCTACCCGCCCGGGCTGTTTCCGCCGGAGGAGGTGCGTCACGGCATCCATGGCGGCGCCGTCGAGACGGCCCTGATGCTGGCCCTTCGCCCCGACCTCGTGCGCCGCGACGAGCTGCGGGACTTCATGCCGCGCAGCCGCGCGATGGAGCGGGATTTCACCCATCTGCGGGCGGGGCGCCCCGCCGCCTTCGCGTGGCTCGCCGAGGACCTCAACCCGTCCGGCGCGATCGGCGACGCGACGCTCGCTACCCTCGATGCCGGCGAGGCCGCCCTCGCGCATGGCGCGCGCGCCTTCGTCGAGCTGCTGCGCGATGTCGACCGCTTCAGCCTGACCGGGACGCCCTCCCGGTCGGCGGAGTGA
- a CDS encoding CobW family GTP-binding protein, with translation MSDKIPVTVLTGYLGAGKTTLLNRILTEPHGKRYAVIVNEFGEIGIDNDLVVGADEEVFEMNNGCICCTVRGDLIRIMDGLMKRRGKFDAIIVETTGLADPAPVAQTFFVDQDVGEAARLDAVVTVADAKWLSERLKDAPEAKNQIAFADVILLNKADLVDEAGLAAVERQIRAINPSAVIHRTVQCNLPLDAVLDRKAFDLDRIMTVEPEFLEEGHHHHHSDDIQSVSARLPGAVDPNKFMPWISDLTQVQGPDILRCKGIVSFPDEPRRFVFQGVHMILDGDLQGEWPAGDPRESRVVFIGRNLDPEKIRKGFEATKA, from the coding sequence ATGTCGGACAAGATCCCCGTCACCGTGCTCACCGGCTATCTCGGCGCCGGCAAGACCACGCTTCTCAACCGCATCCTCACCGAGCCGCACGGCAAGCGCTACGCCGTGATCGTCAACGAGTTCGGCGAGATCGGCATCGACAACGACCTCGTGGTCGGGGCCGACGAGGAAGTGTTCGAGATGAACAACGGCTGCATCTGCTGCACCGTGCGCGGCGACCTGATCCGCATCATGGACGGCCTGATGAAGCGGAGGGGCAAGTTCGACGCGATCATCGTCGAAACGACCGGCCTCGCCGATCCGGCTCCCGTCGCCCAGACCTTCTTCGTCGATCAGGACGTCGGCGAGGCGGCGCGCCTCGACGCGGTGGTGACCGTGGCGGATGCCAAGTGGCTGTCCGAGCGCCTCAAGGACGCGCCCGAGGCGAAGAACCAGATCGCCTTTGCGGACGTGATCCTGCTCAACAAGGCCGACCTCGTCGACGAGGCCGGGCTCGCCGCGGTCGAGCGCCAGATCCGGGCGATCAATCCCTCCGCCGTCATCCACCGCACGGTGCAGTGCAACCTGCCCCTCGATGCGGTGCTCGACCGCAAGGCCTTCGACCTCGACCGGATCATGACCGTCGAGCCGGAATTCCTGGAGGAGGGCCACCACCATCACCATTCCGACGACATCCAGTCGGTCTCGGCGCGGCTGCCCGGCGCGGTCGATCCCAACAAGTTCATGCCCTGGATCTCGGACCTCACGCAGGTGCAGGGGCCGGACATCCTGCGCTGCAAGGGCATCGTCAGCTTCCCCGACGAGCCGCGCCGCTTCGTGTTCCAGGGCGTGCACATGATCCTCGACGGCGACCTGCAGGGCGAGTGGCCGGCGGGCGATCCGCGCGAGTCCCGCGTGGTCTTCATCGGCCGCAATCTCGATCCGGAGAAGATCCGCAAGGGTTTCGAGGCCACGAAGGCATGA
- a CDS encoding adenylate/guanylate cyclase domain-containing protein, whose amino-acid sequence MAGVKEKAAEGQGRLMPLLVAAVCLGLLGLPVAVWFDLSALTEQMLRQQANETGRLINDVRGFYATEVVDRVLKADRPVSVTHDFRTTPGAIPIPATLSIELGRRISDRDGAMRYRFVSDLPFRNREAQTLDTFQRGALDALRAAHPEARKPVVEVTGSIFDRQVRIASPIVMGPVCVACHNSHPLSPKNDWAVGDVRGIQEIAIRQPIEANIFAFKFLLAYLVLAASAGLAVILLQGRQARLIRAMNRELATANDFLASISLKIAKYLPPQIYRRIFSGEKDVVVQTERKKLTIFFSDIKDFTASTERLQPEELTALLNEYFTEMAAIAERHGGTIDKFIGDAMLVFFGDPETLGVKGDARACLAMAVEMQRRLEQLNAAWRRRGIEIPFRARMGINTGYCNVGNFGSDDRMDYTIIGAEANLAARLQMIAEPGGIMLSFETYAQVRDVVRATPQPPIRMKGISREIVPYAVEGLAGDLAADATVISEHAAGLDLFIDLGALDDAAAERARRRLAEALQALDARGARPSAA is encoded by the coding sequence ATGGCGGGGGTCAAGGAGAAGGCGGCGGAGGGGCAGGGGCGCCTGATGCCGCTTCTCGTCGCGGCGGTGTGCCTGGGGCTGCTCGGGCTGCCGGTCGCCGTCTGGTTCGATCTCAGCGCCCTGACCGAGCAGATGCTGCGCCAGCAGGCGAACGAGACCGGGCGCCTGATCAACGACGTGCGCGGCTTCTATGCCACCGAGGTGGTCGACCGGGTGCTGAAGGCCGACCGTCCGGTCTCGGTCACGCACGATTTCCGCACCACGCCCGGCGCGATCCCGATCCCCGCGACGCTGTCGATCGAGCTCGGCCGGCGCATCAGCGACCGCGACGGGGCGATGCGCTACCGCTTCGTCTCCGACCTGCCGTTCCGCAATCGGGAGGCCCAGACCCTCGATACCTTCCAGCGCGGGGCCCTCGACGCGTTGCGCGCCGCCCATCCGGAGGCCCGCAAGCCCGTGGTCGAGGTCACGGGCTCGATCTTCGACCGGCAGGTGCGGATCGCGAGTCCGATCGTGATGGGGCCGGTCTGCGTCGCCTGCCACAACAGCCACCCGTTGAGCCCCAAGAACGACTGGGCGGTGGGCGACGTGCGCGGCATCCAGGAGATCGCGATCCGCCAGCCCATCGAGGCGAACATCTTCGCCTTCAAGTTCCTGCTCGCCTACCTCGTGCTGGCGGCCAGCGCGGGCCTCGCCGTGATCCTGCTGCAGGGCCGCCAAGCGCGGCTGATCCGCGCCATGAACCGCGAACTCGCCACCGCCAACGACTTCCTGGCCTCGATCTCGCTCAAGATCGCCAAGTACCTGCCGCCGCAGATCTACCGCCGCATCTTCAGCGGCGAGAAGGACGTGGTGGTGCAGACCGAGCGCAAGAAGCTCACCATCTTCTTCTCGGACATCAAGGACTTCACCGCCTCGACGGAGCGGCTGCAGCCCGAGGAGCTGACGGCCCTCCTCAACGAATACTTCACGGAGATGGCCGCCATCGCCGAGCGGCACGGCGGCACGATCGACAAGTTCATCGGCGACGCGATGCTGGTGTTCTTCGGCGATCCCGAGACGCTCGGCGTCAAGGGCGACGCCCGGGCCTGCCTCGCCATGGCGGTGGAGATGCAGCGGCGCCTGGAGCAGCTCAACGCGGCATGGCGGCGGCGCGGCATCGAGATCCCGTTCCGCGCCCGCATGGGCATCAACACGGGCTATTGCAACGTCGGCAATTTCGGCAGCGACGACCGCATGGACTACACGATCATCGGGGCGGAGGCGAACCTCGCCGCGCGCCTCCAGATGATCGCCGAGCCCGGCGGCATCATGCTGAGCTTCGAGACCTACGCGCAGGTGCGCGACGTCGTGCGGGCGACGCCGCAGCCGCCGATCCGCATGAAGGGAATCAGCCGCGAGATCGTGCCCTACGCGGTCGAGGGGCTGGCCGGGGACCTCGCGGCCGACGCGACCGTGATCTCGGAGCACGCCGCCGGGCTCGACCTGTTCATCGATCTCGGGGCGCTCGACGACGCGGCGGCCGAGCGGGCGCGCCGCCGCCTCGCGGAGGCCCTTCAGGCCCTCGATGCGCGCGGCGCCCGGCCGAGCGCGGCCTAG
- a CDS encoding helix-hairpin-helix domain-containing protein, which yields MLTGSAITRAFVIVVLAAGLAGIWQSLTGRLAASDPLSQPPRVVASAAAPSPPAVPQPTASPGDDPDPVRLVYPGPDGGEARSRPPVPDPVAPVTEARADPAPPASPPVFPPPVAAAEPEPMPDAGPPPEEPSQAAAPAASGIDLNTATLAELNGLRGGGLIGKAIIARRPYGSPQELVSKRVLSRAAFERIKDQVTVR from the coding sequence ATGCTGACCGGTTCAGCCATCACGCGCGCTTTCGTCATCGTGGTCCTGGCAGCGGGCCTTGCGGGGATTTGGCAATCCCTCACCGGCCGGCTCGCCGCATCCGATCCGCTGTCCCAGCCGCCCAGGGTCGTGGCCTCTGCGGCGGCGCCCTCCCCTCCGGCGGTCCCGCAGCCCACGGCCTCGCCCGGCGACGATCCGGATCCGGTGCGCTTGGTCTATCCGGGTCCCGACGGGGGCGAGGCGCGCTCGCGTCCGCCGGTCCCGGACCCCGTTGCGCCGGTCACCGAGGCCCGGGCCGATCCGGCACCGCCCGCGTCCCCACCGGTCTTCCCACCGCCCGTCGCGGCGGCGGAGCCGGAGCCCATGCCGGACGCAGGCCCGCCCCCGGAGGAGCCGTCTCAGGCCGCGGCGCCCGCCGCCAGCGGCATCGATCTCAACACCGCCACGCTCGCCGAGCTCAACGGTCTGCGCGGCGGCGGCCTCATCGGCAAGGCGATCATCGCCCGACGCCCCTATGGCTCGCCGCAGGAACTCGTGTCGAAGCGCGTCCTCAGCCGGGCGGCGTTCGAGCGCATCAAGGACCAGGTCACGGTCCGCTGA
- a CDS encoding Crp/Fnr family transcriptional regulator, producing MAQYLIRKLEHYTRLSSEEKESLDALARLRTRRVRARDDIIHEGDVPQFINLVLDGWACRYKTLEDGRRQIVAYLLPGDVCDIGAPILREMDHSIGTITAVTLAEIPLDAAEQLLMAHPRLMQALCWDALTAASIQREWTVNVGQRTAFERLGHLLCELFVRMRVLGLTRGSSCDLPLTQAEIADTIGLSVVHVNRTLQELRSTGFITLGGRELTIHKLESFERVVLFNQNYLHLSHEGRHLDADET from the coding sequence TTGGCTCAATATCTGATCCGCAAGCTCGAGCATTACACTCGCCTCTCGTCAGAGGAGAAGGAGTCGCTCGATGCGCTCGCGCGGCTTCGGACGCGGCGAGTCCGTGCGCGGGACGACATCATCCACGAAGGAGACGTGCCTCAATTCATCAATCTGGTGCTCGATGGATGGGCTTGCCGCTACAAGACCTTGGAGGATGGCCGCCGGCAGATCGTCGCCTACCTGCTTCCAGGCGATGTCTGCGACATCGGCGCGCCGATCCTGCGCGAGATGGACCATTCGATCGGGACCATCACCGCCGTCACGCTGGCCGAGATCCCGCTCGACGCCGCGGAGCAGCTCCTCATGGCCCATCCGCGCCTGATGCAGGCCCTCTGCTGGGATGCCCTGACCGCAGCCTCGATTCAGCGGGAATGGACGGTCAATGTCGGGCAGCGCACGGCCTTCGAACGCCTGGGCCACCTCCTGTGCGAGCTGTTCGTGCGGATGCGGGTCCTCGGGCTCACCCGCGGCAGCAGCTGCGACCTGCCCCTCACCCAGGCCGAGATCGCCGACACGATCGGCCTCTCCGTGGTCCACGTGAACCGCACCCTGCAGGAACTCCGCAGCACCGGCTTCATCACCCTCGGCGGGCGGGAACTGACCATCCACAAGCTGGAGTCGTTCGAGCGGGTGGTGCTGTTCAACCAGAACTACCTCCACCTCTCGCATGAGGGGCGTCACCTCGACGCGGACGAGACCTGA
- a CDS encoding phosphoenolpyruvate carboxylase, translating to MPQMMPQVMPIHRTEDSSDPHAAPGSLEAALLQLVEQVRQQASEDPFRNPVLTVALAISRRMDRGEVTEGDLDGLFRSLRLQALEDRAARLRAYVGLSEEAGDDLGRAVPLVFGETADDFEAVRARIGRPRFAAVFTAHPTFGMPKAVAHLLAEAASTPSPEARRGLLTEAAALSSRPDPVITLNDEFEQARFSVQHGRAALDGLNEALLRAARERWPDRWLELVPQPVVIASWVGCDTDGRTDIGWWDTLRYRLESKRTQIERVLAQLPDDPAAVPVRRLAEAARDAVSRQLAVAPKLGDDPSLEAVHRFALALIIERDRAQTEAGPLIAALDAAIAGAADDESRLKLCVLRAGCAAHGLQNGLPHFRLNATQVHNAVRRTLDRDGDPTDPAQRRSHLASINALLDRVEAVPVDFGALAAERASAARLMMTVAQILKHVDGTHPVRFLIAETETGYTLLAALWLAEHFGIGDKVEITPLFETASALEQGVHVIEDALRSAHWRRYLRRIGRLVLQFGYSDSGRYVGQLAATFWIERLRLRITEMMVQNGLSDIELVIFDTHGESIGRGAHPASLKDRLAYLAPSHARRRNREAGVKARLESSFQGTDGYLLFGSGPLARATVLRIVEHVFAPGDPPDDPIYAEPDFATEFFTGARQDMESLVDDPGYAALLGTFGPNLIDRTGSRPVARQSDAGGPVAITHPRQIRAIPNNAILQQLGFLANSMHGIGHAAARAPDLFRDMRAQSDRFGRAFSLVQHAAAVSDLDVLRAYVETLDPGMWLERARRATRDGRREEIIAIAAALDRLDLAPRLRRLFGRLTHDHLMLHSVAPDLGTMSLRLTLLHALRLALIHRIWFLAVHIPGFRPQAGITREILIERILRLDVASCLKALDEIFPVAPDPTLGLNFGEPPGPRGVGTYETEHRTLFEPIGRLFALVREISGMIQHEIGSFG from the coding sequence ATGCCCCAAATGATGCCCCAAGTGATGCCAATCCACCGGACCGAGGACAGCTCCGATCCGCACGCCGCTCCGGGGAGCCTGGAGGCGGCTCTGCTGCAGCTCGTGGAGCAGGTGCGCCAGCAGGCGAGCGAGGATCCCTTCCGCAACCCGGTCCTCACCGTGGCCCTGGCGATCAGCCGCCGGATGGACCGGGGGGAGGTGACGGAGGGCGATCTCGACGGGTTGTTCCGCAGCCTGCGGCTCCAGGCCCTCGAGGATCGGGCTGCGCGCCTGCGCGCCTATGTGGGCTTGAGCGAGGAGGCAGGCGACGATCTCGGGCGGGCGGTGCCGCTCGTCTTCGGCGAGACGGCGGACGACTTCGAGGCCGTGCGGGCCCGCATCGGGCGGCCGCGCTTCGCGGCGGTGTTCACGGCCCATCCGACCTTCGGCATGCCGAAGGCGGTGGCCCATCTGCTCGCGGAGGCCGCCTCGACGCCCTCGCCCGAGGCCCGCCGCGGGCTGCTGACCGAGGCCGCCGCCCTGTCGTCGCGGCCCGACCCGGTCATCACCCTCAACGACGAGTTCGAGCAGGCCCGCTTCTCGGTGCAGCACGGGCGCGCCGCCCTCGACGGCCTCAACGAGGCGCTGCTGCGCGCCGCACGCGAGCGCTGGCCGGACCGTTGGCTCGAACTCGTGCCCCAGCCCGTCGTGATCGCCTCGTGGGTGGGCTGCGACACGGACGGGCGCACCGATATCGGCTGGTGGGACACCCTGCGCTACCGGCTCGAATCGAAGCGGACGCAGATCGAGCGCGTGCTGGCCCAGCTGCCGGACGATCCCGCGGCGGTGCCCGTGCGCCGTCTCGCCGAGGCGGCGCGCGATGCCGTCTCGCGCCAGCTCGCCGTCGCGCCCAAGCTCGGGGACGATCCGAGCCTGGAGGCGGTCCACCGATTCGCGCTCGCGCTCATCATCGAGCGCGACCGCGCCCAGACCGAGGCGGGGCCGCTCATCGCCGCCCTCGACGCGGCGATCGCGGGCGCGGCCGATGACGAGTCGCGGCTCAAGCTCTGCGTGCTGCGCGCCGGCTGCGCCGCCCACGGGCTCCAGAACGGGCTGCCGCATTTCCGGCTCAACGCCACGCAGGTCCACAACGCGGTGCGCCGCACCCTCGACCGGGACGGCGATCCGACCGATCCGGCGCAGCGCCGCTCGCATCTCGCCTCCATCAACGCGCTGCTCGACCGGGTCGAGGCGGTGCCGGTGGATTTCGGCGCGCTCGCCGCCGAGCGGGCCTCCGCCGCCCGGCTGATGATGACGGTCGCCCAGATCCTCAAGCACGTGGACGGCACCCATCCGGTCCGCTTCCTGATCGCCGAGACCGAGACCGGCTACACGCTGCTCGCCGCCCTCTGGCTCGCCGAGCATTTCGGCATCGGCGACAAGGTCGAGATCACGCCGCTGTTCGAGACCGCCTCGGCCCTCGAGCAGGGCGTCCATGTGATCGAGGACGCGCTGCGCTCGGCCCATTGGCGGCGCTACCTGCGGCGGATCGGCCGGCTCGTCCTGCAGTTCGGCTATTCGGATTCCGGGCGCTATGTCGGGCAGCTCGCCGCCACCTTCTGGATCGAGCGGCTGCGCCTGCGCATTACCGAGATGATGGTGCAGAACGGGCTCTCGGACATCGAGCTCGTCATCTTCGACACGCATGGCGAATCGATCGGCCGCGGCGCCCATCCGGCCAGCCTCAAGGACCGCCTCGCCTACCTCGCGCCGAGCCACGCCCGGCGCCGCAACCGCGAGGCCGGGGTCAAGGCGCGGCTCGAATCGAGCTTCCAGGGGACGGACGGCTATCTGCTGTTCGGCTCAGGGCCCCTCGCGCGGGCGACGGTCCTGCGCATCGTCGAGCACGTCTTCGCACCCGGCGATCCGCCCGACGATCCGATCTACGCCGAGCCCGACTTCGCCACCGAGTTCTTCACCGGCGCGCGCCAGGACATGGAGAGCCTGGTCGACGATCCCGGCTACGCCGCCTTGCTCGGGACGTTCGGCCCGAACCTGATCGACCGCACCGGCTCGCGGCCGGTGGCGCGCCAGTCCGATGCCGGCGGGCCGGTCGCCATCACCCATCCGCGCCAGATCCGGGCGATCCCCAACAACGCGATCCTGCAGCAGCTCGGCTTCCTGGCGAATTCGATGCACGGCATCGGCCACGCAGCCGCCCGTGCGCCGGACCTGTTTCGCGACATGCGCGCCCAGTCCGATCGCTTCGGCCGCGCCTTCAGCCTCGTCCAGCACGCCGCCGCGGTGAGCGACCTCGACGTGCTGCGCGCCTATGTGGAGACGCTCGATCCCGGCATGTGGCTGGAGCGGGCGCGGCGGGCCACGAGGGATGGGCGCCGGGAGGAGATCATCGCCATCGCGGCGGCGCTCGACCGGCTCGACCTCGCGCCGCGCCTGCGCCGCCTGTTCGGGCGCCTCACGCACGACCACCTGATGCTGCATTCCGTGGCCCCCGATCTCGGCACCATGAGCCTGCGCCTCACGCTGCTCCACGCCCTGCGGCTCGCCCTGATCCACCGGATCTGGTTCCTGGCCGTCCACATCCCGGGCTTCCGGCCCCAGGCCGGGATCACCCGCGAGATCCTGATCGAGCGCATCCTGCGCCTCGACGTGGCGAGCTGCCTCAAGGCGCTGGACGAGATCTTCCCGGTGGCGCCCGACCCGACGCTCGGCCTCAATTTCGGCGAGCCGCCCGGCCCGCGCGGCGTCGGCACCTACGAGACCGAGCACCGCACCCTGTTCGAGCCGATCGGGCGGCTCTTCGCCCTGGTGCGCGAGATCAGCGGCATGATCCAGCACGAAATCGGGTCATTCGGATAA